The following are from one region of the Streptomyces tuirus genome:
- the atpB gene encoding F0F1 ATP synthase subunit A, protein MSDGCGFPAPGLHSFLFKPIATVGGFEFNKVMLLALITTVLVIGFFYAAFGKAKVVPGKLQMVGEAGYDFVRRGIVYETLGKKEGEKYVPLMVSLFFFIWIMNIWSVIPLAQFPVSSIIAFPAVLAAIVYVTWVSLTFKRHGFVGFFKNVTGYDKSLGPVLPLVMVIEFFSNLLVRPFTHAVRLFANMFAGHLMLVMFTVASWYLLNSWMIPAAGVSFVMTVAMIGFELFVQAVQAYVFVLLACTYIQGALAEHH, encoded by the coding sequence ATGTCCGACGGGTGTGGTTTTCCGGCACCGGGCCTGCACTCGTTCCTCTTCAAGCCGATTGCCACGGTTGGAGGGTTCGAGTTCAACAAGGTGATGCTGCTCGCCCTCATCACCACCGTCCTCGTCATCGGCTTCTTCTACGCGGCCTTCGGCAAGGCCAAGGTCGTGCCGGGCAAGCTGCAGATGGTCGGTGAAGCCGGATACGACTTCGTCCGCCGCGGCATCGTCTACGAGACCCTCGGAAAGAAGGAGGGCGAGAAGTACGTCCCCCTGATGGTCTCGCTCTTCTTCTTCATCTGGATCATGAACATCTGGTCCGTGATCCCGCTCGCGCAGTTCCCGGTCTCGTCGATCATCGCCTTCCCGGCGGTCCTCGCCGCGATCGTCTACGTGACCTGGGTCTCGCTGACCTTCAAGCGGCACGGCTTCGTCGGGTTCTTCAAGAACGTCACCGGCTACGACAAGTCGCTCGGCCCGGTGCTGCCGCTCGTCATGGTCATCGAGTTCTTCTCGAACCTGCTCGTCCGGCCGTTCACGCACGCCGTGCGACTGTTTGCGAACATGTTCGCCGGCCACCTGATGCTGGTCATGTTCACCGTCGCCTCCTGGTACCTGCTGAACAGCTGGATGATCCCGGCGGCCGGTGTCTCCTTCGTCATGACCGTCGCGATGATCGGCTTCGAACTCTTCGTGCAGGCCGTCCAGGCGTACGTCTTCGTACTCCTTGCCTGCACGTACATCCAGGGCGCTCTGGCCGAGCACCACTGA
- a CDS encoding ATP synthase subunit c family protein, with product MAATETLAAVSGSLGSIGYGLSAIGPGIGVGIIFGNGTQALARQPEAAGLIRANQILGFAFCEALALIGIVMPFVFGK from the coding sequence ATGGCTGCCACTGAGACCCTCGCCGCTGTCTCCGGTTCGCTCGGCTCCATCGGCTACGGCCTCTCCGCCATCGGCCCCGGCATCGGCGTCGGCATCATCTTCGGCAACGGCACCCAGGCTCTGGCCCGTCAGCCCGAGGCCGCCGGCCTGATCCGTGCCAACCAGATCCTGGGCTTCGCCTTCTGTGAGGCGCTCGCCCTCATCGGCATCGTTATGCCGTTCGTGTTCGGTAAGTAA
- a CDS encoding F0F1 ATP synthase subunit B: MIANLVQLAAEEEQNPLIPPGPELLIGTIAFAIVFFFFWKKLLPNINKVLEERRAAIEGGIEEAETMKVEAQSVLEQYKAQLAEARHEAARLRQEAQEQGATLIAEMRAEGQRQREEIVAAGHAQIEADRKAAASALRQDVGKLATELAGKLVGESLEDHARQSRVIDRFLDELEEKAEAGR; this comes from the coding sequence GTGATCGCCAACCTGGTGCAGCTGGCGGCCGAGGAAGAGCAGAACCCGCTCATTCCTCCGGGCCCCGAGCTGCTCATCGGCACCATCGCCTTCGCCATCGTGTTCTTCTTCTTCTGGAAGAAGCTGCTTCCGAACATCAACAAGGTTCTGGAGGAGCGCCGCGCGGCGATCGAAGGCGGTATCGAAGAGGCCGAGACCATGAAGGTCGAGGCCCAGAGCGTCCTTGAGCAGTACAAGGCACAGCTCGCCGAGGCCCGGCACGAGGCCGCGCGCCTGCGCCAGGAGGCGCAGGAGCAGGGCGCCACGCTCATCGCCGAGATGCGGGCCGAGGGCCAGCGTCAGCGCGAGGAGATCGTCGCCGCCGGCCACGCCCAGATCGAGGCCGACCGCAAGGCCGCCGCTTCCGCGCTGCGCCAGGACGTCGGCAAGCTCGCCACCGAACTGGCCGGCAAGCTCGTCGGCGAGTCCCTCGAGGACCACGCCCGCCAGAGCCGCGTGATCGACCGGTTCCTCGACGAGCTCGAGGAGAAGGCCGAGGCCGGGCGATGA
- a CDS encoding F0F1 ATP synthase subunit delta produces MNGASREALAAARERLDALTDSTSVDAAQLADELAAVTALLDREVSLRRVLTDPAQPAEAKAELVQRLIGTQVSGAAADLVAGMVRSRWSQSRDLVDALEQLADIADLTAAQQADKLDDVEDELFRFGRIVSGSAELRAALTDRKATASAKSELLRNLLGSRAQPTTVRLVTRLVTAPRGRSLESGLESLSKLAAERRDRMVAIVTSAVPLSDTQKQRLGAALAKLYGRAMHLNLDVDPEIIGGIRVQVGDEVINGSLADRIEDASRRLAG; encoded by the coding sequence ATGAACGGAGCGAGCCGCGAGGCCCTGGCAGCCGCACGTGAGCGTCTCGACGCGCTGACGGACTCCACGTCCGTGGACGCCGCGCAGCTCGCCGACGAGCTGGCCGCCGTCACCGCGCTGCTCGACCGCGAGGTGTCGCTGCGTCGGGTCCTCACCGACCCGGCGCAGCCCGCAGAGGCCAAGGCAGAGCTGGTCCAGCGCCTGATCGGCACCCAGGTCAGCGGCGCCGCCGCCGACCTGGTGGCCGGCATGGTGCGCTCGCGCTGGTCGCAGTCCCGCGACCTGGTGGACGCGCTGGAGCAGCTGGCCGACATCGCCGACCTCACGGCCGCCCAGCAGGCGGACAAGCTCGACGACGTCGAGGACGAGCTGTTCCGGTTCGGCCGGATCGTCTCCGGCAGCGCCGAGCTGCGCGCCGCGCTGACCGACCGCAAGGCCACCGCCTCGGCCAAGAGCGAGCTGCTGCGCAACCTCCTCGGCTCACGGGCGCAGCCGACCACCGTGCGTCTGGTCACGCGCCTTGTGACCGCGCCGCGGGGACGTAGCCTGGAGTCGGGACTCGAGTCCCTGTCCAAGCTCGCCGCCGAGCGCCGGGACCGCATGGTGGCCATCGTCACCTCGGCGGTGCCGCTGAGCGACACGCAGAAGCAGCGCCTGGGCGCCGCCCTCGCGAAGCTCTACGGCCGCGCGATGCACCTCAACCTGGACGTGGACCCCGAGATCATCGGCGGAATCCGGGTGCAGGTCGGCGACGAGGTGATCAACGGCTCCCTCGCGGACCGCATCGAGGACGCCAGCCGCCGGCTCGCCGGCTGA
- the atpA gene encoding F0F1 ATP synthase subunit alpha, with the protein MAELTIRPEEIRDALENFVQAYKPDAASREEVGTVTFAGDGIAKVEGLPSTMANELLKFEDGTLGLALNLEEREIGAIVLGEFSGVEEGQPVQRTGEVLSVAVGEGYLGRVVDPLGNPIDGLGEIETEDRRALELQAPGVMVRKSVHEPMETGYKAVDAMTPIGRGQRQLIIGDRQTGKTALAVDTIINQRDNWRSGDPNKQVRCIYVAIGQKGSTIAGVRGALEEAGALEYTTIVAAPASDPAGFKYLAPYTGSAIGQHWMYQGKHVLIVFDDLSKQADAYRAVSLLLRRPPGREAYPGDVFYLHSRLLERCAKLSDEMGAGSMTGLPIVETKANDVSAFIPTNVISITDGQCFLESDLFNAGQRPALNVGISVSRVGGSAQHKAMKQVSGRLRVDLAQFRELEAFAAFGSDLDAASKAQLERGQRMVELLKQPQYQPMATEDQVVSVWAGTTGKMDDVPVADIRRFEKELLEYLHRKEQGLMTSIREGGKMSDDTLQALADAIAEFKKQFETSDGKLLGEDTPAAGK; encoded by the coding sequence ATGGCGGAGCTCACGATCCGGCCGGAGGAGATCCGGGACGCGCTGGAGAACTTCGTCCAGGCGTACAAGCCGGACGCGGCCTCGCGCGAGGAGGTCGGTACGGTCACCTTTGCCGGCGACGGCATCGCGAAGGTCGAGGGCCTGCCCTCGACCATGGCCAACGAGCTGCTGAAGTTCGAGGACGGCACCCTCGGCCTCGCCCTCAACCTCGAGGAGCGCGAGATCGGTGCCATCGTCCTCGGCGAGTTCAGCGGCGTCGAGGAGGGTCAGCCGGTGCAGCGCACCGGTGAGGTTCTCTCCGTCGCGGTGGGCGAGGGCTACCTCGGCCGCGTGGTGGACCCCCTCGGCAACCCGATCGACGGCCTCGGCGAGATCGAGACCGAGGACCGCCGCGCCCTGGAGCTGCAGGCTCCGGGCGTCATGGTCCGCAAGTCGGTGCACGAGCCGATGGAGACGGGCTACAAGGCCGTCGACGCGATGACCCCGATCGGCCGTGGCCAGCGTCAGCTGATCATCGGTGACCGCCAGACCGGCAAGACCGCCCTGGCCGTCGACACCATCATCAACCAGCGCGACAACTGGCGCTCGGGCGACCCGAACAAGCAGGTCCGCTGCATCTACGTCGCCATCGGCCAGAAGGGCTCCACCATCGCCGGCGTGCGCGGCGCTCTGGAGGAGGCCGGCGCGCTGGAGTACACGACCATCGTCGCCGCCCCGGCGTCCGACCCGGCCGGCTTCAAGTACCTGGCGCCGTACACCGGTTCGGCCATCGGCCAGCACTGGATGTACCAGGGCAAGCACGTCCTGATCGTCTTCGACGACCTGTCGAAGCAGGCCGACGCCTACCGCGCCGTGTCGCTGCTGCTGCGCCGCCCGCCGGGCCGTGAGGCCTACCCGGGTGACGTCTTCTACCTGCACTCCCGTCTGCTGGAGCGCTGCGCCAAGCTCTCCGACGAGATGGGTGCCGGTTCGATGACCGGTCTGCCGATCGTCGAGACGAAGGCCAACGACGTCTCGGCGTTCATCCCGACCAACGTCATCTCCATCACCGACGGCCAGTGCTTCCTGGAGTCGGACCTGTTCAACGCCGGTCAGCGCCCCGCGCTGAACGTCGGTATCTCCGTCTCCCGAGTCGGTGGTTCCGCGCAGCACAAGGCGATGAAGCAGGTCTCCGGCCGTCTGCGCGTGGACCTCGCCCAGTTCCGTGAGCTGGAGGCGTTCGCCGCCTTCGGTTCCGACCTGGACGCCGCGTCGAAGGCGCAGCTGGAGCGTGGTCAGCGCATGGTCGAGCTGCTGAAGCAGCCGCAGTACCAGCCGATGGCCACCGAGGACCAGGTCGTCTCCGTCTGGGCCGGCACCACCGGCAAGATGGACGACGTCCCCGTCGCCGACATCCGCCGCTTCGAGAAGGAGCTGCTGGAGTACCTGCACCGCAAGGAGCAGGGCCTGATGACCTCCATCCGCGAGGGCGGCAAGATGTCCGACGACACGCTTCAGGCCCTCGCCGACGCCATCGCGGAGTTCAAGAAGCAGTTCGAGACCTCCGACGGCAAGCTGCTCGGCGAGGACACCCCGGCTGCCGGCAAGTGA
- a CDS encoding F0F1 ATP synthase subunit gamma → MGAQLRVYKRRIRSVSATKKITKAMEMIAASRVVKAQRKVTASTPYATELTRAVTAVAGGSNTRHPLTTEPENPTRAAVLLLTSDRGLAGAFNSNAIKAAEKLTAELEAAGKEVVNYIVGRRGVAHYNFRERKIAESFTGFTDEPSYADAKKVAAPLIEAIETETAEGGVDELHIVYTEFVSMMTQTAIEARLLPLSLDEVAAEAKPKGEILPLFDFEPSAEDVLDALLPRYVESRVYNALLQSAASKHAATRRAMKSATDNAGELIETLTRLANQARQAEITQEISEIVGGASALADATAGSDR, encoded by the coding sequence ATGGGAGCCCAGCTCCGGGTCTACAAGCGTCGCATCCGATCCGTCTCCGCGACCAAGAAGATCACGAAGGCGATGGAGATGATCGCCGCCTCGCGCGTCGTCAAGGCGCAGCGCAAGGTGACGGCCTCCACCCCGTATGCGACCGAGCTCACCCGCGCGGTCACGGCGGTCGCCGGCGGATCCAACACCAGGCATCCGCTGACGACGGAGCCGGAGAACCCGACCCGTGCCGCGGTCCTGCTCCTCACGAGCGACCGCGGTCTGGCCGGCGCCTTCAACTCCAACGCCATCAAGGCCGCGGAGAAGCTCACGGCCGAGCTCGAGGCCGCGGGCAAGGAGGTCGTCAACTACATCGTCGGCCGCCGTGGTGTCGCCCACTACAACTTCCGCGAGCGCAAGATCGCGGAGTCGTTCACGGGCTTCACCGATGAGCCGTCGTACGCGGACGCCAAGAAGGTCGCGGCCCCGCTGATCGAGGCGATCGAGACGGAGACGGCCGAGGGCGGCGTGGACGAGCTCCACATCGTCTACACCGAGTTCGTGTCGATGATGACGCAGACGGCGATCGAGGCCCGGCTGCTGCCGCTCAGCCTCGACGAGGTTGCGGCGGAGGCCAAGCCCAAGGGCGAGATCCTCCCGCTGTTCGACTTCGAGCCCTCGGCGGAGGACGTCCTCGACGCCCTGCTGCCGCGCTACGTCGAGAGCCGTGTCTACAACGCGCTGCTTCAGTCGGCCGCCTCCAAGCACGCCGCCACGCGGCGCGCGATGAAGTCGGCCACCGACAACGCCGGAGAGCTCATCGAGACGCTCACCCGGCTTGCCAACCAGGCCCGCCAGGCCGAAATCACCCAGGAAATCAGCGAGATCGTCGGTGGCGCGAGTGCCCTGGCCGACGCGACCGCGGGGAGTGACCGATAA
- the atpD gene encoding F0F1 ATP synthase subunit beta yields MTTTVETATATGRVARVIGPVVDVEFPVDAMPDIYNALHVEVTDPALAGEKKTLTLEVAQHLGDGLVRAISMQPTDGLVRQAPVTDTGAGITVPVGDFTKGKVFNTLGEVLNSDETHDGERWSIHRKAPAFDQLESKTEMFETGLKVVDLLTPYVKGGKIGLFGGAGVGKTVLIQEMIMRVANLHEGVSVFAGVGERTREGNDLIAEMEESGVLDKTALVFGQMDEPPGTRLRVALAGLTMAEYFRDVQKQDVLFFIDNIFRFTQAGSEVSTLLGRMPSAVGYQPNLADEMGTLQERITSTRGHSITSMQAIYVPADDLTDPAPATTFAHLDATTVLSRPISEKGIYPAVDPLDSTSRILDPRYISAEHYNAAMRVKNILQKYKDLQDIIAILGIDELGEEDKLVVHRARRVERFLSQNTHAAKQFTGVDGSDVPLEESIAAFNAICDGEYDHFPEQAFFMCGGLEDLKKNAKELGVS; encoded by the coding sequence ATGACCACCACTGTTGAGACGGCCACGGCGACGGGCCGCGTCGCGCGGGTCATCGGCCCGGTCGTCGACGTGGAGTTCCCCGTCGACGCGATGCCGGACATCTACAACGCCCTTCACGTCGAGGTCACCGACCCGGCGCTCGCGGGCGAGAAGAAGACGCTGACCCTGGAGGTCGCCCAGCACCTGGGTGACGGCCTGGTCCGCGCGATCTCCATGCAGCCCACCGACGGTCTGGTCCGCCAGGCCCCGGTGACCGACACGGGCGCGGGCATCACCGTCCCCGTCGGCGACTTCACCAAGGGCAAGGTGTTCAACACCCTCGGTGAGGTGCTGAACAGCGACGAGACCCACGACGGCGAGCGCTGGTCCATCCACCGCAAGGCCCCCGCGTTCGACCAGCTCGAGTCGAAGACCGAGATGTTCGAGACGGGCCTGAAGGTCGTCGACCTGCTCACCCCGTACGTCAAGGGCGGCAAGATCGGTCTGTTCGGTGGTGCCGGTGTCGGCAAGACCGTGCTGATCCAGGAAATGATCATGCGTGTCGCCAACCTCCACGAGGGCGTCTCCGTCTTCGCGGGCGTCGGCGAGCGCACCCGTGAGGGCAACGACCTCATCGCGGAGATGGAAGAGTCCGGCGTTCTGGACAAGACCGCCCTGGTCTTCGGCCAGATGGACGAGCCCCCGGGCACCCGTCTGCGCGTGGCCCTGGCCGGCCTGACGATGGCGGAGTACTTCCGTGACGTCCAGAAGCAGGACGTGCTGTTCTTCATCGACAACATCTTCCGCTTCACCCAGGCCGGTTCCGAGGTGTCGACCCTGCTCGGCCGTATGCCCTCCGCGGTGGGCTACCAGCCGAACCTGGCCGACGAGATGGGCACCCTCCAGGAGCGCATCACCTCGACCCGTGGTCACTCGATCACCTCGATGCAGGCGATCTACGTCCCCGCGGACGACCTGACCGACCCGGCCCCGGCCACCACCTTCGCCCACCTCGACGCGACGACGGTTCTGTCCCGTCCGATCTCCGAGAAGGGCATCTACCCGGCCGTGGACCCGCTGGACTCGACGTCCCGCATCCTCGACCCGCGGTACATCTCGGCGGAGCACTACAACGCCGCGATGCGCGTGAAGAACATCCTGCAGAAGTACAAGGACCTGCAGGACATCATCGCGATCCTCGGTATCGACGAGCTCGGCGAGGAGGACAAGCTCGTCGTCCACCGTGCCCGTCGCGTGGAGCGCTTCCTGTCCCAGAACACCCACGCCGCCAAGCAGTTCACCGGCGTGGACGGTTCGGACGTGCCGCTGGAAGAGTCGATCGCCGCGTTCAACGCGATCTGCGACGGTGAGTACGACCACTTCCCGGAGCAGGCGTTCTTCATGTGCGGTGGTCTCGAGGACCTGAAGAAGAATGCCAAGGAGCTCGGCGTCTCCTGA
- a CDS encoding F0F1 ATP synthase subunit epsilon, producing the protein MAAELHVALVAADREVWSGQATLVVARTTSGDIGVMPGHQPLLGVLESGPVTIRTSEGGTVVAAVHGGFISFADDKLSLLAEVAELADEIDVQRAEQELERAKAEDDADAQRRADVRLRAATAAR; encoded by the coding sequence TTGGCTGCTGAGCTGCACGTCGCGTTGGTCGCGGCCGACCGTGAGGTCTGGTCCGGCCAGGCCACCCTGGTCGTCGCGCGCACCACGTCCGGCGACATCGGCGTCATGCCCGGTCACCAGCCGCTGCTCGGTGTGCTGGAATCGGGCCCGGTGACCATCCGTACGAGCGAGGGCGGGACGGTCGTCGCCGCTGTGCACGGCGGATTCATCTCGTTCGCGGACGACAAGCTCTCGCTCCTGGCGGAGGTCGCGGAGCTGGCGGACGAGATCGATGTCCAGCGCGCGGAGCAGGAGCTCGAGCGTGCGAAGGCGGAGGACGACGCGGACGCCCAGCGCCGCGCGGACGTCCGTCTGCGGGCTGCCACGGCGGCGCGCTGA
- a CDS encoding DUF2550 domain-containing protein: MVLALTVCGIVVALVVVGLFVFGLRRRLIQRSGGTFDASLRWDAPAEGDTNGKGWAYGVARYNGDRVEWYRVFSYSPRPRRVLERSAIEVVGRRVPEGEEELALLSDHVILACLHRGTRLELAMSEDALTGFLAWLEAAPPGQRVNVA, encoded by the coding sequence ATGGTCCTCGCTCTGACTGTGTGCGGAATCGTGGTGGCCCTCGTGGTGGTGGGCCTGTTCGTCTTCGGCCTGCGCCGCCGGCTGATCCAGCGGTCGGGCGGCACGTTCGACGCCAGCCTGCGCTGGGACGCCCCCGCCGAGGGTGACACCAACGGCAAGGGCTGGGCGTACGGGGTGGCCCGCTACAACGGCGACCGGGTCGAGTGGTACCGCGTCTTCTCGTACTCGCCGCGTCCGCGCCGTGTCCTGGAGCGTTCCGCGATCGAGGTGGTCGGCCGTCGCGTGCCGGAGGGCGAGGAGGAGCTGGCGTTGCTCTCCGACCATGTGATCCTGGCCTGTCTGCACCGGGGCACGCGTCTGGAACTGGCGATGAGCGAAGACGCGCTGACCGGTTTCCTCGCGTGGCTGGAAGCAGCCCCGCCTGGTCAGCGCGTCAATGTCGCTTAG
- a CDS encoding glycoside hydrolase family 18 chitinase has translation MRFRHRAAAGFATLLLPLAGLVGLASPAQAATSATASYAKTQDWGSGFEGKWTVKNTGTTALSSWTVEWDFPSGTSVTSAWDADVTSSGTHWTAKNKSWNGTLAPGASISFGFNGSGTGSPSNCKLNGGSCDGGTTEPGDSAPSAPGTPTASDITNTSVKLSWSAATDDKGVKNYDVLRDGSKVATVTGTSYTNTGLTAGTDYSYSVQARDTADQTGPVSGAVRVRTTGGTTEPPTGDKVKLGYFTEWGVYGRNYHVKNLVTSGTASKITHINYAFGNVKNGQCTVDDTYAAYDKAYTADQSVSGTADTWDQPLRGNFNQLRQLKAKYPHIKVLYSFGGWTYSGGFGQAAANAAAFAKSCKAVVEDPRWADVFDGIDIDWEYPNACGLSCDTSGPAAFRNLMSALRTEFGPNYLVTAAITADGSSGGKIDAADYGGAAQHLDWYNVMTYDYFGAFDKDGPTAPHSPLTSYPGIPQEGFNSADAIAKLKAKGVPAKKLLLGIGFYGRGWTGVTQSAPGGSATGAAPGTYEAGIEDYKVLKNSCPATGTVAGTAYAHCGSNWWSYDTPSTIAGKMSWAKNQGLGGAFFWEFSGDTANGELATAIDSGLK, from the coding sequence ATGCGCTTCAGACACAGAGCCGCGGCAGGGTTCGCGACGCTGTTGCTCCCGCTGGCCGGCCTCGTCGGCCTGGCGAGCCCGGCCCAGGCCGCGACATCCGCCACCGCTTCCTACGCGAAGACCCAGGACTGGGGCTCCGGCTTCGAGGGCAAGTGGACGGTGAAGAACACCGGCACCACGGCCCTCAGCTCCTGGACCGTCGAGTGGGACTTCCCCTCCGGTACCTCCGTCACCTCCGCCTGGGACGCCGACGTCACCTCCTCCGGCACCCACTGGACCGCGAAGAACAAGTCCTGGAACGGCACCCTCGCCCCCGGCGCCTCCATCTCCTTCGGCTTCAACGGCAGCGGCACCGGCTCCCCCTCGAACTGCAAGCTCAACGGCGGCAGTTGCGACGGCGGCACCACGGAACCCGGCGACAGCGCGCCGAGCGCCCCGGGCACCCCGACCGCCTCGGACATCACCAACACCTCGGTGAAGCTGTCCTGGTCCGCCGCCACCGACGACAAGGGCGTCAAGAACTACGACGTCCTGCGCGACGGCAGCAAGGTCGCCACCGTGACGGGCACCTCGTACACCAACACCGGCCTCACCGCGGGCACCGACTACTCCTACTCCGTCCAGGCCCGTGACACCGCCGACCAGACCGGCCCGGTCAGCGGCGCCGTCCGGGTCCGCACCACCGGCGGCACCACCGAGCCGCCCACCGGCGACAAGGTCAAGCTCGGCTACTTCACCGAGTGGGGCGTCTACGGCCGCAACTACCACGTCAAGAACCTGGTGACTTCGGGCACGGCGTCGAAGATCACGCACATCAACTACGCCTTCGGCAACGTCAAGAACGGGCAGTGCACCGTCGACGACACCTACGCCGCCTACGACAAGGCCTACACGGCCGACCAGTCCGTCAGCGGCACCGCCGACACCTGGGACCAGCCGCTGCGCGGCAACTTCAACCAGCTGCGCCAGCTGAAGGCCAAGTACCCGCACATCAAGGTGCTGTACTCCTTCGGCGGCTGGACCTACTCCGGCGGCTTCGGCCAGGCCGCGGCCAACGCCGCCGCGTTCGCCAAGTCCTGCAAGGCCGTCGTGGAGGACCCGCGCTGGGCCGACGTCTTCGACGGCATCGACATCGACTGGGAGTACCCGAACGCCTGCGGCCTGAGCTGCGACACCTCGGGCCCCGCCGCCTTCAGGAACCTGATGTCGGCGCTGCGCACCGAGTTCGGCCCGAACTACCTGGTCACCGCGGCCATCACCGCCGACGGCTCCTCCGGCGGCAAGATCGACGCGGCCGACTACGGCGGCGCCGCCCAGCACCTCGACTGGTACAACGTGATGACGTACGACTACTTCGGCGCCTTCGACAAGGACGGCCCGACCGCCCCGCACTCCCCGCTCACGTCCTACCCGGGGATCCCGCAGGAGGGCTTCAACTCGGCCGACGCGATCGCCAAGCTCAAGGCGAAGGGCGTCCCCGCGAAGAAGCTGCTGCTCGGCATCGGCTTCTACGGCCGCGGCTGGACCGGCGTCACCCAGTCCGCCCCGGGCGGATCGGCGACCGGCGCGGCTCCGGGCACGTACGAGGCGGGCATCGAGGACTACAAGGTCCTGAAGAACTCCTGCCCGGCCACCGGCACCGTCGCCGGCACGGCCTACGCGCACTGCGGCAGCAACTGGTGGTCCTACGACACCCCGTCGACCATCGCCGGGAAGATGAGCTGGGCCAAGAACCAGGGCCTGGGCGGTGCGTTCTTCTGGGAGTTCAGCGGCGACACCGCGAACGGCGAGCTGGCAACGGCCATCGACAGCGGCCTGAAGTAG
- a CDS encoding response regulator — protein MSSPVRVLVAEDQSAVRAGLVLILGSAPDIEVVGEAADGERAVALARELRPDLVLMDVQMPRLDGVSATRQVVAERLADVLVLTTFDLDEYVFGALRAGASGFLLKNTEARELLEAVRTVGRGEGLIAPAVTRRLIAEFAAKPAREPAADPAVLDRLTRREREVLACVGEGLSNAGIAERLDMAEATVKTHVSRLLGKLELRSRVQAAVLAQELGI, from the coding sequence ATGAGCTCGCCCGTCCGGGTCCTGGTCGCCGAGGACCAGTCCGCCGTCCGCGCCGGCCTGGTGCTCATCCTGGGCAGCGCTCCCGACATCGAGGTGGTCGGCGAGGCGGCGGACGGTGAGCGGGCGGTGGCGCTGGCCCGGGAGCTGCGGCCGGACCTGGTGCTGATGGACGTTCAGATGCCGCGTCTGGACGGGGTGTCGGCGACCCGGCAGGTCGTGGCGGAGCGGCTCGCCGACGTGCTGGTGCTGACCACCTTCGACCTCGACGAGTACGTCTTCGGGGCGCTGCGGGCGGGTGCGTCGGGCTTCCTGCTGAAGAACACCGAGGCGCGGGAGCTGCTGGAGGCGGTGCGGACGGTCGGGCGCGGGGAGGGGCTGATCGCCCCGGCGGTCACGCGGCGGCTGATCGCGGAGTTCGCCGCGAAGCCGGCCCGTGAGCCGGCGGCCGATCCGGCCGTGCTGGACCGGCTCACCCGGCGCGAGCGGGAAGTGCTGGCCTGCGTGGGCGAGGGCCTGTCCAACGCGGGCATCGCGGAGCGGCTGGACATGGCCGAGGCGACCGTGAAGACCCATGTCAGCCGGTTGCTGGGGAAACTGGAGCTGCGCAGCCGGGTGCAAGCGGCGGTACTGGCTCAGGAGTTGGGGATCTGA